In the genome of Anabaena cylindrica PCC 7122, the window AATCATTTAGATTCAATTGCACTATTACACCAAATTGCACCCGATAAAGACGCAGATGGACTACACCCAGTGAACTTAGGACGACTGGCGCGGGGTGAGTCGGGTTTACGCAGTTGCACCCCCGCTGGTGTGATGAGACTGCTAGAAGAATATAAAATTCCTTTGGTGGGAAAACAAGCAGTAGTAGTAGGACGTAGTATTTTAGTGGGTAAGCCCATGGCTTTGATGCTATTAGAGGCCAATGCCACTGTCACCATAGCTCATTCGCGATCGCATGACTTAAAATCCATCACCCAAAATGCTGATATTCTCATTGCAGCAGCAGGTATTCCCGGACTAATCACGGCTGAGATGGTGAAACCGGGCGCTGTTGTGGTAGATGTGGGAATAAACCGCGTCACTGATAGCAATGGGAAAAGCCGTTTGGTCGGTGACATCGACTTTCAATCAACCGCTAAGGTGGCAGAATATATCACCCCAGTTCCCGGTGGTATCGGGCCAATGACAGTCGCTATGCTATTGCAAAATACAGTTTCTAGCTACTTACGGGCAACGGGCAATTAGAGTACTGAGTATGGAGTACTGAGTATTGAGTGTGGAGTATGGAGTAATTAACGCTTTCCTGAACATTTTGACAGTTAAGCAGTGATAATTCCTAACTGACTGTAACGATTTAAGATTTTTTGGCTCAAAACCCCTAGTTGAAACGGGGAAATCAAGCTAAAATCCAAAATCTAAAATCCAAAATAAAATCACCAGTGAATCTTTCTGCTCCAGCACACCGTAAAATCTTCATATATATTGCAAGCAAACGAAAATTTTAGGACTCTAGGAATGGTAGCAACGGATAACTTTCAGAAAAAATCAGAGGAAACCAGGTTTAACCTCGCTTCCTATCTCAAAGAACGACAAAAGCTTTGTGATACTGCTTTAGATCAGGCTATTCCTGTCGTTTACCCAGAAAAGATTTATGAAGCCATGCGCTACTCTCTATTAGCAGGAGGTAAGCGTGTGCGTCCCATTCTTTGTCTTGCTACCTCGGAAATGATTGGTGGCACAATTGAAATGGCCATGCCTACGGCTTGTGCAGTGGAAATGATCCACACCATGTCGTTGATTCATGACGACCTACCTGCCATGGATAATGATGATTACCGTCGCGGCAAGTTGACAAATCACAAGGTCTACGGCGAAGATATTGCGATTTTAGCAGGGGATGGTTTATTGGCTTTAGCTTTTGAGTTTGTTGCTACCCAAACACCCCAAAACGTGCCAAGAGAGCGAGCTTTACAAGTAATTGCTCGTTTGGGTAAGGCGTTGGGAGCGGCTGGTTTAGTTGGTGGTCAAGTGGTAGATTTAGATTCAGAAGGTAAATCTGATATTTCTCTGGAAACACTGAATTTTATTCATAACCACAAAACAGCCGCCCTATTAGAAGCTTGTGTTGTTTGCGGCGGAGTTATTGCTGGTGCATCTGCTGAAGATGTAGAAAAATTAACTCGTTATTCGCAAAATATTGGTCTGGCATTCCAAATCATTGATGATATTCTGGATATCACCTCTACTCAAGAACAACTAGGCAAAACCGCAGGTAAAGACCTAAAAGCCGAGAAAGTCACCTATCCTAGCCTGTGGGGAATTGACGAATCACGAGCCAAAGCCCAACAGCTAGTTGAGTCAGCTTGTGTAGAATTAGCATCATTTGGAGAAAAAGCCCTACCTCTTCAAGCGATCGCTCATTATATAGTTAGTCGCAATCACTAACATAAAAACCTAAAAAGCAGAAGACTTTAAATATATCCATCTATTTAACAATTTCTGCTGTGCTAGGCGGATTTGGCATTTTGGCTTACATAAAAAACTGTTCCTCAACACACAACCACTGCCCATATTTAACTAATTACCAAACCAAAACACCATGCAGGACATAGGCGACATTTTAAACAACAGGGTGCTGCTGGTTGCTCTTGTAGCTTGTTTTGTTGCTCAAGGATTAAAACTCATCTTTGAAGTCATCAAACATCGCAAAATAGATGTGCGTGTCTTAGTAACCACCGGAGGTATGCCCAGCGCCCATTCAGCTTTGGTAACAGCTTTAGCCGCTGGTGTCGGACAAACTCTAGGTTGGGCATCTCCTGATTTTGCTGTAGCTGTGGTTTTTGCCATTATTGTCATGTACGACGCAGCTGGAGTGCGTCAAGCTGCTGGTAAACAAGCTCGCATACTCAATCAAATGATTGACGAATTATTTCATGAAAAACCAGACTTTAACCAAGGCCGTCTCAAGGAGTTACTTGGACACACACCAGTTCAAGTAATCGCTGGTTCTGCTTTGGGTATAGCTATCTATTTGTTATCTAGAGCGGCTTATTAGTTGTTAGTCATTGGTAAACTGTTAACTAAAAATTACTTGGAATTTACTACTGAGCGCAGTAACATCACTTTTTTACCATCTGCTAAGAGGGCAAAAAAACCACCCTCATTTAATTTTTCTAAAGTTTTGTATGCCTCTGTTTGATTGGTAGTATAAACAGCCAATAAATAAGGGCGTTGTCCATAAGAAACAAGACCCACATTACCCCCTACTGCTCTTTGCAAACTACTTGCCATTTCTGGACGATTAAAATAATCTACCAGTACAGCATAACCATCTCCTAATATTTTAGGATTATAGCTGACTCTTTGATTTGCTGAGGGTGGGGAAGTAACTATTGCCGGTGGTACAATTCTTGCAGGTGTTACTGTTGGTGGTGTGGGTCTAGTAGTGATAATGGCAGATAATCCCACAATATTGTTCACATATTTTGCCCAACGATTAGCATCATCAATCTTGTTGAACCCACCAATCCGCGTTACTGTTCCATTCAAGTATTTACACGTAACAGGTTTCAAATCAGATGGTAAAGCACTGCGTAACTGTTGTTGACTATTAGTTGTAGGACTAACAACTAATAAAAGATACTCACCTGTATTAGGCGGTTGACAAATGGGAATAGTCGGTTGGGCTAAAACAGAATTAATACCACCAATAAAGGGAGCAATTGCTAATAATAAAGTACTTGGTAAAAAATCAAATTTGATCACAAACATTGGATACCTAATATTGTTTATTTTACAAGATGTCTAAAACGTAAGGAGTCAGGAGACATTACACAGACCTGCGGTTCAGAATGTTTATGAAATGAAGAATAGAGATAAGTGAGATTTTATCAAAATCATCAAAGTTGACTAAAACAGCCTTTATTCTCCTGACTTGCAGTATTCTCTATCCTGAATACTTACTATAAAACTACTTTTTGTTTCCTTTAGATTTGCAGAGGAAGAGCAAATAAACATAAAATAAAGATCAACAAATCTTTATCATAACTCTCCTCAGCAACTGATGAGAAAATTTATGGAAATTTATGACGCAGTTGTTAAAGATGCCAAAGGATCAGTAATTGTTGTAGAAGGAGCCGTAAATTCCCCGGTGATGACATACTCTAATCGCAATTTTAGCCAAGTAATAAATTGAGAATTAGTAGAAATAATTGCCACCGGAGGTTTAGGACACTTCGCTTTTATCTGTTTCATTTCCGGTGCTTCCAAAAAAGCCGGTTGCTTAACTAACCAAAAATCAATTTCTTTTTCTTGTTCGTGGTAGTTGCGAGTACGTTCTTTCAAAACTTCGTGTATTGGCTCTTCTTCGAGTAGAAAATGTTGACTAGCCAAAACGTAATAGTATGTTTGCATTTTCATCCTTTGGTTACTATTTAATAATTTATAGGGTACAGGAGCATTTCTGTACCCAAATCAGTTAACTTTTTTTGAATCCCTT includes:
- the folD gene encoding bifunctional methylenetetrahydrofolate dehydrogenase/methenyltetrahydrofolate cyclohydrolase FolD — its product is MEIKTAKLLDGKALAAKIHQELAAMIAQLQPKIGRPPGLAVLMVGDNPASAAYVSNKEKACTKVGIASFGKHFPAATTLTELEEVISELNQDQRVDGILVQLPLPNHLDSIALLHQIAPDKDADGLHPVNLGRLARGESGLRSCTPAGVMRLLEEYKIPLVGKQAVVVGRSILVGKPMALMLLEANATVTIAHSRSHDLKSITQNADILIAAAGIPGLITAEMVKPGAVVVDVGINRVTDSNGKSRLVGDIDFQSTAKVAEYITPVPGGIGPMTVAMLLQNTVSSYLRATGN
- the crtE gene encoding geranylgeranyl diphosphate synthase CrtE, producing the protein MVATDNFQKKSEETRFNLASYLKERQKLCDTALDQAIPVVYPEKIYEAMRYSLLAGGKRVRPILCLATSEMIGGTIEMAMPTACAVEMIHTMSLIHDDLPAMDNDDYRRGKLTNHKVYGEDIAILAGDGLLALAFEFVATQTPQNVPRERALQVIARLGKALGAAGLVGGQVVDLDSEGKSDISLETLNFIHNHKTAALLEACVVCGGVIAGASAEDVEKLTRYSQNIGLAFQIIDDILDITSTQEQLGKTAGKDLKAEKVTYPSLWGIDESRAKAQQLVESACVELASFGEKALPLQAIAHYIVSRNH
- a CDS encoding divergent PAP2 family protein — its product is MQDIGDILNNRVLLVALVACFVAQGLKLIFEVIKHRKIDVRVLVTTGGMPSAHSALVTALAAGVGQTLGWASPDFAVAVVFAIIVMYDAAGVRQAAGKQARILNQMIDELFHEKPDFNQGRLKELLGHTPVQVIAGSALGIAIYLLSRAAY
- a CDS encoding MgPME-cyclase complex family protein, with product MQTYYYVLASQHFLLEEEPIHEVLKERTRNYHEQEKEIDFWLVKQPAFLEAPEMKQIKAKCPKPPVAIISTNSQFITWLKLRLEYVITGEFTAPSTTITDPLASLTTAS